In Pseudomonadales bacterium, a single window of DNA contains:
- the nagZ gene encoding beta-N-acetylhexosaminidase, with protein sequence MAIGPLMLDLSSVSLTSQERELLVDPQLGGIILFTRNYSTKHQLDDLISEIRSLRQELIIAVDHEGGRVQRFREGFTQLPAMRRLGELYLKDQLEAIQTAKQVAWLLAAELLVHDIDLSFAPVLDLDHCISQVIGDRAFSNDTGIIVALAQAFIDGFHEAGMAATGKHFPGHGGVVADSHLDIPIDDRSLAELERTDLEPFARLAQTLDAIMPAHVIYPSVDDKPAGFSRIWLQQVLRQQLKFEGVIFSDDLSMQGATVAGGFVQRAEAALEAGCDMVLVCNDRKGALEVLASLNRCGITPSKRLEQLKHKAQMGKNLSANTHWREARSALLALG encoded by the coding sequence CACTTCGCAAGAGCGTGAACTGTTGGTTGATCCCCAGCTCGGAGGGATCATTCTTTTTACGCGTAATTACAGTACTAAACATCAACTCGATGATTTGATTAGTGAAATTAGGAGCCTGCGCCAGGAGCTTATTATTGCGGTTGACCATGAGGGGGGTAGAGTACAGCGCTTCCGTGAGGGCTTCACTCAATTGCCTGCAATGCGCCGGTTAGGCGAGCTATACCTTAAGGATCAGTTAGAGGCGATACAAACAGCTAAACAAGTAGCGTGGTTATTAGCGGCTGAATTGTTGGTGCATGATATCGATCTTAGTTTTGCCCCGGTGTTGGATTTAGATCATTGTATAAGCCAGGTGATAGGTGATCGTGCTTTTTCCAACGATACCGGCATTATCGTTGCGCTGGCGCAGGCGTTTATCGATGGATTTCACGAGGCGGGGATGGCAGCGACGGGAAAACATTTTCCTGGTCATGGTGGTGTTGTGGCGGATTCGCACTTGGATATTCCGATTGATGATAGAAGCTTGGCCGAATTGGAGCGTACTGATCTGGAGCCTTTTGCCCGGCTAGCGCAGACATTGGATGCGATAATGCCAGCACATGTTATTTACCCCTCAGTTGATGATAAGCCGGCAGGGTTTTCGCGAATTTGGTTGCAACAGGTATTACGGCAACAACTAAAGTTTGAGGGTGTAATATTTAGTGATGATCTGAGTATGCAGGGAGCAACGGTCGCCGGAGGGTTTGTCCAGCGCGCGGAGGCGGCTTTGGAAGCTGGCTGTGATATGGTGTTGGTCTGTAATGATAGAAAAGGAGCCTTGGAAGTGTTGGCCTCCCTCAATCGCTGCGGAATAACCCCATCGAAGCGTTTGGAGCAGTTAAAGCACAAGGCGCAGATGGGGAAAAACCTATCAGCGAATACGCATTGGCGAGAGGCGCGTAGCGCGTTATTGGCTTTAGGTTAA
- a CDS encoding mechanosensitive ion channel family protein — protein MDIKEFLSEFGLTQEWLLLVQVFALVFITLLTNFIALKLLSRIVHHIRKTNSFWDDVFVLAARRPLSLVIWLFGLSWAAELVASQSEAAIFTAIDPFRKMSVIIILTWFVVDFVKRAEIALSSDDRPEGAMDATTVMAIGKLIRLSVIITAALVMLQTLGYSISGVLAFGGIGGIAIGFAAKDLLANFFGGLMIYMDRPFAVGEWVRSPDRQIEGTVEDIGWRLTRIRTFDKRPLYIPNATFASITVENPSRMTNRRIYETIGLRYQDADQVENIVSAVKKMLSQHPEIDTDQTLIVNFNAYGASSLDFFIYTFTKTTNWIKFHEIKQDVLLKILAIISDHNADVAYPTSTVHLPDAIRLDAQSLNQSGAQQN, from the coding sequence ATGGATATAAAAGAATTCTTGTCTGAATTTGGTTTAACGCAAGAGTGGCTGCTATTAGTGCAAGTGTTTGCTTTGGTGTTTATCACGTTGCTAACGAACTTTATTGCGCTGAAGTTATTATCCCGAATTGTCCACCACATTCGAAAAACCAACAGTTTTTGGGATGATGTTTTTGTGCTTGCGGCACGCCGACCGCTGAGCCTGGTTATTTGGTTATTTGGTTTGAGTTGGGCGGCAGAGTTGGTGGCGTCTCAATCCGAGGCGGCCATTTTTACGGCCATCGACCCCTTTCGTAAGATGTCGGTGATTATCATTCTTACCTGGTTCGTGGTTGATTTTGTCAAACGCGCCGAAATTGCGCTGTCATCGGATGATCGTCCCGAAGGCGCGATGGATGCCACGACTGTTATGGCGATTGGGAAGTTGATTCGGCTATCCGTCATTATTACTGCTGCTCTGGTGATGCTGCAAACGCTGGGGTATAGCATTTCAGGGGTGTTGGCCTTTGGTGGTATCGGCGGGATTGCGATAGGTTTTGCTGCGAAGGATCTGCTAGCCAATTTTTTTGGCGGCTTAATGATCTATATGGACAGACCTTTTGCGGTGGGTGAATGGGTGCGCTCTCCAGACCGGCAAATTGAAGGTACAGTCGAGGATATCGGCTGGCGACTGACGCGTATTCGCACTTTTGATAAAAGACCCTTGTATATACCGAACGCTACTTTTGCCAGCATTACTGTAGAAAATCCTTCGCGTATGACCAATCGCCGTATCTATGAAACCATTGGATTGCGTTATCAAGATGCTGACCAAGTAGAAAATATTGTGTCGGCAGTTAAGAAGATGCTAAGCCAGCATCCGGAAATTGATACTGACCAAACGCTCATTGTAAACTTTAACGCCTATGGAGCTTCCTCGTTAGATTTCTTTATTTATACCTTTACGAAGACTACGAACTGGATCAAGTTTCATGAAATTAAACAGGATGTACTGTTGAAGATACTGGCTATTATCAGTGATCATAACGCAGATGTGGCTTATCCTACCTCAACGGTGCATTTGCCGGATGCCATTAGGCTGGATGCTCAGTCGTTGAATCAATCAGGCGCGCAACAAAATTGA
- a CDS encoding S-methyl-5'-thioinosine phosphorylase produces the protein MRTPEIAVIGGTGLADLEGIEILESKWPTTRFGETSSPLIFGKFRGRELVFLPRHGKDHHLPPHTINYRANLYALKQAGVRSIVAMNAVGGITSKMAPQQLCVPDQIIDYTYGREHTYFDGSQDRVSHIDLTMPYHPNVRNKLIEAAANLNMRINSGGVYGATQGPRLETAAEINKLERDGCDIVGMTGMPEASLARELGLEYASLSLVVNWAAGRSDEVLTLNSLKVHLDAGMVNVRELLLAVIPIL, from the coding sequence ATCCGTACACCTGAAATTGCTGTTATTGGTGGTACGGGGTTAGCTGACCTGGAGGGAATTGAGATTCTCGAAAGCAAATGGCCAACTACCCGTTTTGGTGAAACCTCGTCACCTCTCATTTTTGGTAAGTTCAGAGGGCGTGAACTGGTATTTTTACCGCGTCACGGTAAGGATCATCATCTGCCGCCGCATACGATTAACTACCGTGCGAATCTCTATGCCTTAAAGCAGGCCGGGGTCAGATCGATAGTGGCGATGAACGCGGTAGGCGGTATTACATCAAAAATGGCGCCGCAGCAGCTGTGCGTGCCAGATCAAATTATCGATTATACCTACGGGCGCGAGCACACTTATTTTGATGGTTCTCAGGATCGGGTCAGTCATATTGACTTAACGATGCCCTACCATCCCAATGTGCGAAATAAATTGATCGAGGCTGCCGCTAATTTAAATATGCGTATCAATTCCGGTGGGGTTTACGGAGCGACTCAAGGGCCTCGTTTAGAAACCGCCGCTGAAATTAATAAGTTGGAACGAGATGGTTGTGACATTGTCGGTATGACCGGTATGCCAGAGGCCAGTTTAGCGCGTGAGTTGGGTTTGGAGTACGCGAGCTTGAGTTTAGTGGTTAACTGGGCTGCAGGCAGGAGCGATGAGGTGTTAACCCTCAATTCTCTCAAGGTACATCTTGATGCCGGAATGGTTAACGTCCGAGAGTTGTTGTTAGCGGTAATTCCGATACTTTAG
- the mfd gene encoding transcription-repair coupling factor, whose amino-acid sequence MLLNPPPINQKQQAWHGLVDAATALAIAEATHNYAGFCVVITPDTESTERLHNELAFFCDESLPLLAFPDWETLPYDSFSPHQDIVSERLKTLYQLPFLSRGILVVPATTLMHRIAPKEYVISNSLLLEPGQKFDLQSIRTNLVDNGYRQVDTVYEHGEFAVRGAIIDIFPMGSSTPYRIDLFDEEIDQLRTFDPESQRTIERIDKVSVLPAHEYPFDKTAIQKFRQNWRTHFDIDPQICSIYQDVSSGLNAPGIEYYLPLFFSECANLFDYFPESTLLFSIGSIDQAMSEQWQQISQRYEERRHDPERPLLPPSSLYLPDNELFGAIKRFSRIKLDHTSGSNKDQSGAYFNSKVTPSFMLDHHTDNPLAVVKTYIEQTSARILFCTESTGRKEALLAMLKKIDLTPVEQPDWESFLSSTAPLSITTANIDRGLYLPESGIVIITESQLFGQQVMQRRRRSQSKDYQDQIIKNLAELQVDSPVVHIDHGVGRYRGLETIEVNAQAEEFLTLEYAGNAKLYVPIASLHLIARYTGNDEANAPLHTLGSDKWQKAKRKAAEQARDTAAELLEIHARRASREGIAFEIPEKEYRRFCADFPFEETEDQLSAIAATLNDMRSAQPMDRLICGDVGFGKTEVAMRAAFIAAQNSTQVAILVPTTLLAQQHFDSFSDRFANWPVNVAVISRFQTRDEQERIQTQVAAGQIDILIATHKLIVGNFVFKNLGLLIIDEEHRFGVRQKEKIKSLRSDIDILALTATPIPRTLNMAIAGIRDISIIVSPPAKRLAINTFIHRQENGVRREAINRELLRGGQVYLLYNDVSSIARKAKEIAELVPQARIGIAHGQMRERDLEKVMSDFYHKRFNLLICTTIIETGIDIPSANTIIIERADKFGLAQLHQLRGRVGRSHHQAYAYLLTPHRKSMTADAIKRLEAIANAQALGAGFTLATHDMEIRGAGELLGDNQSGHIQTVGFSLYAELIEQAVKSLKQGKAFNLEQPIQHGTEVNLHFPTLIPETYLPDVHARLVMYKRIANAVNKNALRELQVEMIDRFGLLPDPIKNLFEVTELKLLAQAMGIRKIDLHTQGGKLEFENDTQVQPQQLVKLIQIQPHVFKLEGANQLRIKMLMDSAQARINKTHELLDQLAYR is encoded by the coding sequence ATGCTCCTTAACCCGCCTCCTATCAATCAGAAACAACAAGCTTGGCACGGTCTAGTTGATGCCGCGACGGCTCTTGCGATTGCTGAGGCGACTCATAACTATGCAGGATTTTGTGTCGTCATTACACCAGATACGGAAAGTACCGAAAGACTCCATAACGAACTGGCATTTTTTTGTGACGAGTCGTTACCCTTGCTTGCTTTCCCCGACTGGGAGACTCTGCCTTACGATAGCTTTTCTCCGCACCAAGACATCGTTTCTGAACGTTTAAAAACACTCTACCAACTGCCATTCCTGAGCAGAGGTATCTTGGTCGTGCCGGCGACCACCTTAATGCACCGCATTGCGCCAAAAGAATATGTCATCAGCAATAGCCTGCTGCTGGAGCCGGGGCAAAAATTTGACCTTCAATCGATACGCACCAACCTGGTCGATAATGGCTATCGCCAAGTAGACACCGTTTATGAGCATGGCGAATTTGCAGTACGCGGTGCCATCATTGATATATTTCCAATGGGAAGCAGCACTCCCTATCGAATTGATTTATTTGACGAAGAAATCGACCAACTGCGCACCTTTGATCCAGAATCTCAGCGTACAATCGAGCGCATTGATAAAGTAAGTGTTTTGCCTGCGCATGAATACCCCTTCGACAAAACGGCTATCCAAAAATTCCGTCAGAATTGGCGTACGCACTTTGATATCGATCCACAGATTTGCAGCATTTATCAGGATGTCTCTTCAGGCTTAAATGCACCAGGCATTGAGTATTATCTGCCTTTATTTTTCTCCGAGTGCGCTAACCTGTTCGACTATTTCCCCGAATCAACGCTGCTGTTCTCGATCGGCTCGATAGACCAAGCAATGTCCGAACAATGGCAACAAATCAGCCAGCGTTATGAAGAGCGCCGGCATGATCCAGAACGGCCATTACTACCGCCCTCTTCACTGTATTTACCCGATAATGAGTTGTTCGGCGCAATTAAACGGTTCAGCCGCATCAAACTGGATCATACCTCCGGCAGTAATAAAGATCAGTCCGGTGCCTACTTCAATAGCAAAGTTACACCGAGCTTCATGTTGGATCACCATACAGATAACCCACTAGCCGTGGTAAAAACCTATATCGAGCAAACCTCCGCAAGAATACTTTTTTGTACCGAATCAACCGGTCGAAAGGAAGCTCTGCTGGCGATGCTCAAAAAGATCGATCTTACCCCAGTTGAGCAACCGGACTGGGAATCTTTTTTATCCAGCACGGCCCCGCTTTCGATCACCACGGCAAATATCGACAGAGGCTTGTATTTACCCGAATCAGGCATCGTGATCATTACCGAATCTCAACTCTTCGGTCAGCAGGTTATGCAACGGCGGCGACGCAGCCAAAGCAAGGATTATCAAGATCAAATCATTAAAAACCTGGCTGAACTGCAAGTTGACTCGCCAGTGGTGCATATCGATCATGGCGTCGGTAGATACAGGGGCCTGGAAACTATCGAGGTTAACGCTCAAGCGGAGGAATTTCTCACCCTCGAGTATGCAGGTAATGCCAAACTCTATGTCCCTATAGCGTCATTGCATTTAATCGCCCGCTACACCGGAAACGATGAGGCCAATGCGCCATTGCATACGCTCGGCAGTGACAAATGGCAAAAGGCTAAGCGCAAAGCCGCCGAGCAAGCCAGAGATACCGCCGCAGAATTATTAGAGATTCATGCCCGGCGCGCATCCAGAGAGGGCATCGCGTTTGAAATTCCTGAAAAAGAGTATCGACGATTCTGCGCAGATTTTCCGTTTGAAGAAACGGAAGATCAGCTATCGGCTATTGCGGCGACGCTGAACGACATGCGCTCGGCACAACCAATGGATCGTTTAATCTGCGGCGATGTCGGTTTTGGTAAAACTGAAGTAGCCATGCGGGCAGCCTTTATCGCCGCTCAAAATAGCACCCAGGTTGCGATACTAGTGCCTACTACGTTATTGGCGCAGCAACATTTTGATTCCTTCAGCGATCGCTTTGCAAACTGGCCGGTCAATGTCGCGGTCATTTCACGCTTTCAAACCCGGGATGAGCAGGAACGTATACAGACGCAAGTGGCCGCCGGACAAATTGACATCCTAATCGCCACCCACAAATTGATAGTCGGTAATTTTGTCTTTAAAAACCTCGGCTTATTGATTATCGATGAAGAACACCGTTTTGGCGTGCGTCAGAAGGAAAAAATTAAATCCCTCAGATCGGATATAGATATTCTCGCACTGACCGCAACACCAATTCCACGCACCCTCAATATGGCCATTGCCGGCATCCGCGATATTTCAATTATTGTCTCCCCTCCCGCCAAGCGCCTTGCCATCAACACCTTTATTCATCGCCAGGAAAATGGCGTACGCCGTGAAGCCATCAACCGTGAACTTTTGCGTGGCGGGCAGGTATACCTGCTTTATAACGATGTTAGCAGCATAGCACGCAAGGCCAAGGAAATTGCTGAGCTCGTGCCACAGGCGCGCATTGGCATTGCACACGGTCAAATGCGCGAACGCGACCTCGAAAAAGTCATGTCTGATTTTTACCACAAGCGTTTTAATTTGCTGATTTGCACCACCATTATTGAAACGGGTATCGACATCCCTTCCGCCAACACCATTATTATCGAGCGCGCAGACAAGTTCGGACTCGCTCAACTGCACCAACTCCGTGGCCGCGTAGGTCGTTCTCACCATCAAGCCTACGCCTATTTACTCACCCCACATCGCAAGAGTATGACCGCCGATGCCATCAAGCGCCTGGAGGCAATCGCTAACGCTCAAGCCTTGGGCGCTGGCTTCACTCTCGCAACGCACGATATGGAAATTCGTGGTGCGGGCGAATTACTCGGCGATAACCAAAGCGGACACATTCAGACGGTTGGCTTTTCGCTCTATGCTGAATTAATAGAGCAGGCGGTAAAATCACTGAAACAAGGTAAGGCCTTTAATCTTGAGCAACCGATTCAACACGGCACGGAAGTTAACCTGCATTTCCCCACGCTAATACCGGAAACCTATTTACCCGATGTCCATGCCCGCCTCGTCATGTACAAACGCATCGCCAATGCCGTTAATAAGAACGCGTTAAGAGAATTGCAAGTAGAGATGATTGATCGATTCGGCCTATTGCCAGATCCGATAAAAAATCTTTTTGAAGTTACCGAACTTAAACTGCTGGCACAGGCGATGGGTATTCGTAAAATTGATCTGCATACTCAGGGTGGGAAATTGGAATTTGAAAATGATACGCAGGTACAGCCTCAACAGCTGGTTAAACTGATACAAATCCAGCCTCATGTCTTTAAACTCGAAGGTGCCAACCAACTCAGAATTAAAATGCTGATGGATTCTGCACAAGCCCGAATTAATAAAACTCACGAGTTACTAGACCAATTGGCTTACCGTTAG
- a CDS encoding glyceraldehyde-3-phosphate dehydrogenase, with product MLVTPEILTSCSKDWEERERAAEAMVPLVGALYRDRSVETSIFGRLIVKRTVHDILVAHEFVQQVEKVTVSPFDTLEVLQALTALPLGPSHIDIGKLFVNYQNSDSGQSLPEFLNDTLADAFVEGAAEAAEIKDVVLYGFGRIGRLLARLLCDRSGGGKGIRLRAIVVRKGKGNDLAKRASLLMKDSVHGAFKGVVNIDEENTSLVVNGQQIQVIYSDSPDAIDYTAYGIDNAVVVDNTGKWRDEEGLSLHLQAKGAAQVLLTAPAKGSIKNVVHGINNNIISDDDKILSAASCTTNAITPVLKAMHEKFGVINGHVETVHAYTNDQNLIDNYHKGDRRGRSAPLNMVLTETGAAKAVAKALPEMEGKLTGSSVRVPTPNVSLAILNLNLEEAVDKETINDYMRYIALHSELQKQVDYSNSPEAVSSDFVGSRAAGIFDALATIANGNHCVLYVWYDNEFGYACQVVRILRQITHATLPVYPVEQ from the coding sequence ATGCTAGTGACTCCAGAGATACTGACCTCATGCTCAAAAGACTGGGAAGAACGTGAACGCGCTGCAGAGGCAATGGTGCCATTGGTTGGTGCTTTATATCGAGACCGTTCGGTCGAAACTTCGATTTTTGGGCGGCTCATCGTCAAGCGCACCGTGCATGATATTCTTGTGGCGCATGAATTTGTTCAACAGGTTGAGAAGGTAACGGTTTCACCTTTTGATACGCTCGAAGTCCTGCAAGCGCTGACGGCATTACCGCTAGGCCCCTCCCATATAGATATCGGCAAGTTATTTGTTAATTATCAGAACAGCGATTCAGGGCAATCGTTACCGGAGTTTTTAAATGATACCTTAGCAGATGCTTTTGTCGAAGGAGCAGCCGAGGCTGCTGAGATTAAAGATGTGGTGCTATATGGCTTCGGCCGTATCGGTCGTTTGTTGGCGCGGTTGCTCTGTGATCGTTCCGGCGGTGGCAAGGGGATTCGTCTGCGGGCTATTGTTGTGCGCAAAGGCAAAGGTAACGATCTGGCGAAACGCGCTAGCTTGCTCATGAAAGACTCTGTTCACGGTGCTTTTAAGGGGGTCGTGAATATTGATGAAGAAAATACCTCCCTCGTCGTCAATGGCCAACAAATCCAAGTAATCTATTCTGACTCCCCCGATGCTATCGACTATACGGCTTATGGCATTGATAACGCGGTTGTTGTCGATAATACCGGAAAGTGGCGCGACGAAGAGGGGCTCTCGTTGCACTTGCAGGCGAAAGGCGCTGCACAAGTGTTGCTGACAGCACCAGCCAAGGGCAGTATTAAAAATGTTGTGCACGGTATCAACAACAATATTATCAGTGACGACGATAAGATTTTATCGGCGGCTTCCTGTACCACTAATGCGATCACGCCAGTACTGAAGGCAATGCATGAAAAGTTTGGCGTCATTAATGGCCATGTTGAAACAGTGCATGCTTATACTAACGATCAAAATCTAATCGATAACTATCACAAAGGCGACCGTCGTGGTCGTAGCGCGCCCTTGAATATGGTGTTGACTGAAACCGGAGCAGCAAAAGCGGTAGCGAAAGCGTTGCCGGAAATGGAAGGTAAGTTGACTGGTAGCTCGGTGCGTGTACCGACCCCGAATGTTTCCCTCGCTATTTTAAATTTGAACCTCGAAGAAGCAGTCGATAAAGAAACGATTAATGATTATATGCGCTATATTGCTCTGCACTCTGAACTGCAAAAGCAGGTGGATTACTCGAATTCACCGGAAGCGGTTTCTTCCGATTTCGTAGGGTCGAGAGCGGCAGGCATTTTTGATGCGTTAGCGACTATTGCTAACGGTAACCATTGTGTGCTCTATGTCTGGTACGACAATGAATTTGGCTATGCGTGCCAAGTGGTAAGGATTTTAAGACAGATTACTCATGCGACCTTGCCGGTATACCCGGTAGAACAATAG